The following are encoded together in the Acidimicrobiia bacterium genome:
- a CDS encoding VWA domain-containing protein: MKTLQRRKNMKNQDIEQRFGPAAAAKLSALLGDPKLGEASISPASRDQCRGALLGFAIGEALGEPLEGRNAAWIKERFGVVTGFVAPNPITGTDTQLAIMAADALLSSQTKHPERLAARLMAATIETQGMAVRHAQAKLSANNPWWEAAKADSAGTAAAARATAFGLVWSDNPERAAYEAALSASVTHGHPMAISAAATMAAAVSLASSGQSNLDAMWLKAIADICADYEQIEIHGATLLDRLRLLPSLLGQPPEAVLNILGTNPLANQAVPAALWCAAQGPEGVLYAVNAGGDTDTIAAMAGACLGASLGAQQIPNEFIQVGGLAPVVDTADRLATLVPVHVPKKKNKTEAAEAVHVSFLIDRSGSMSGMVGDVIGGYNEFVKEQQATEGDCTFTAVQFDTGEPFKVTVDAMKIAKVPELTAADYQPRGGTPLLDALGMLLESVTKREEGLKVAEDQIVVVFTDGHENASHLWSRERLFAVVEEKKEAGWTFVFMGANQDSYAMGRDLGFDRENIQNYRGDGRGTRMAMKSFSRGMSEYRTSMPEEKIRRKKDFYDGTKEAETDHETR; the protein is encoded by the coding sequence ATGAAAACCCTACAGAGGAGAAAAAATATGAAAAACCAAGATATTGAACAACGATTCGGTCCTGCCGCAGCTGCCAAGTTGTCGGCCCTGTTGGGTGACCCAAAGCTGGGTGAAGCTTCTATTTCTCCTGCGTCGCGAGACCAATGTCGAGGGGCTTTATTGGGTTTCGCCATTGGTGAAGCCCTCGGCGAGCCTTTAGAGGGTCGCAACGCGGCTTGGATAAAAGAGCGTTTTGGTGTGGTCACCGGTTTTGTGGCGCCTAACCCCATAACTGGTACCGATACCCAGTTGGCCATCATGGCTGCTGATGCTTTGCTGTCGAGCCAAACCAAGCACCCCGAGCGACTGGCTGCCCGACTAATGGCCGCCACCATCGAAACCCAGGGTATGGCGGTGCGTCATGCTCAAGCAAAATTATCGGCTAATAACCCGTGGTGGGAAGCAGCCAAGGCAGATTCTGCCGGCACAGCCGCCGCAGCTCGAGCTACTGCATTTGGTTTGGTGTGGTCGGATAATCCTGAACGGGCAGCTTACGAAGCAGCCTTGTCGGCTTCGGTGACGCATGGTCACCCCATGGCTATTAGTGCCGCCGCCACCATGGCGGCTGCCGTTTCGTTGGCGTCTTCTGGCCAGAGCAACCTTGATGCCATGTGGCTCAAAGCCATTGCCGACATTTGTGCCGACTATGAACAAATTGAAATTCATGGAGCCACTTTGTTGGACCGCCTGCGTTTGTTGCCTTCTTTGTTGGGTCAACCGCCCGAAGCGGTGCTTAACATTTTGGGTACCAACCCGTTAGCTAACCAAGCGGTGCCTGCTGCTTTGTGGTGTGCTGCCCAGGGGCCTGAGGGTGTGTTGTATGCGGTGAATGCCGGTGGAGACACCGACACCATTGCGGCTATGGCTGGTGCGTGCCTCGGGGCGTCTTTAGGTGCTCAGCAGATTCCGAATGAGTTTATTCAAGTGGGGGGTCTCGCCCCGGTGGTAGATACTGCCGATCGTCTGGCCACCTTGGTGCCGGTCCATGTGCCCAAGAAGAAAAACAAAACCGAAGCGGCCGAAGCGGTACACGTGTCGTTTTTAATTGACCGGTCGGGTTCGATGTCCGGCATGGTGGGTGACGTCATTGGTGGCTACAACGAGTTTGTTAAAGAACAACAGGCCACCGAGGGGGACTGCACCTTTACGGCGGTTCAGTTTGATACCGGCGAACCGTTCAAAGTGACCGTGGATGCCATGAAGATAGCCAAGGTGCCTGAGCTCACGGCTGCGGATTACCAACCCCGTGGCGGTACGCCGTTGTTGGATGCCTTGGGCATGCTTCTTGAGTCGGTGACCAAGCGTGAAGAGGGCCTCAAGGTGGCTGAGGACCAAATAGTGGTCGTCTTTACCGACGGGCATGAAAACGCCAGCCACCTTTGGAGCCGTGAGCGCCTGTTTGCGGTGGTCGAAGAGAAAAAGGAAGCCGGGTGGACGTTTGTCTTTATGGGCGCCAACCAGGATTCTTACGCCATGGGTCGAGACCTCGGTTTTGATCGAGAGAACATCCAGAACTATCGCGGCGATGGCCGGGGTACCCGTATGGCTATGAAGAGCTTTAGCCGTGGGATGAGCGAATACCGCACGTCTATGCCAGAAGAAAAGATCCGCCGTAAGAAAGACTTTTATGACGGTACCAAAGAGGCAGAAACTGACCATGAAACCCGGTAA
- a CDS encoding NUDIX hydrolase, whose translation MVIASQANTMYALGVTDSPHNPADYPPFGVTVDLVIFSIINKSLRILLIQRDEPPFLGKWALPGGFVLKDENLEQAARRELAEETSIGKEAGPLEQLGTYGHPDRDPRQRVVTVAYWGIAHDLPEPQGGSDARYAEHVPVAEVASGNIRLAFDHNKILTDAIRRIHHKISYTPLATRFCAKEFTISELRSAYDAIWQDTIEFTNLENIKPIPATFEQPKLSLVTPDLKMKYQIASAPPKVANPPALTLAKPIKGSDYTKLDTGNFQRSVLQIEGFLQSTGKKSSPSASGGRPAELYTAGDIKELTPPIHPKTPKPKK comes from the coding sequence ATGGTTATTGCAAGTCAGGCAAATACCATGTACGCTCTTGGTGTGACAGATTCACCACACAACCCCGCCGATTACCCCCCCTTTGGGGTCACCGTAGACCTCGTGATATTTAGCATCATCAACAAATCGCTGCGCATACTGCTAATACAACGCGACGAGCCCCCCTTCCTGGGCAAATGGGCACTCCCCGGTGGGTTTGTCTTAAAAGACGAGAACCTCGAGCAAGCGGCCCGCCGAGAACTCGCCGAAGAAACCAGCATCGGGAAAGAAGCCGGCCCTCTTGAACAACTCGGCACTTACGGCCACCCAGACCGCGACCCCCGCCAACGCGTGGTCACCGTGGCCTACTGGGGCATCGCCCATGACCTCCCCGAACCCCAAGGCGGCAGCGACGCCCGCTACGCCGAACACGTCCCAGTTGCCGAAGTAGCCAGCGGTAACATCCGCCTCGCCTTCGACCACAACAAAATCCTCACCGACGCCATAAGGCGCATCCACCACAAAATCTCTTACACCCCGCTGGCCACCCGATTCTGTGCCAAAGAATTTACCATCAGTGAACTTCGCTCGGCCTACGACGCCATATGGCAAGACACCATTGAATTCACCAACCTCGAAAACATCAAACCCATACCCGCCACCTTTGAACAACCAAAACTTTCGCTGGTCACCCCCGACTTAAAAATGAAGTATCAAATAGCATCCGCCCCGCCAAAAGTCGCCAACCCGCCAGCGCTCACTTTGGCGAAACCCATTAAGGGCTCGGACTACACCAAACTTGACACTGGCAACTTCCAACGCAGCGTGTTGCAAATAGAAGGCTTTTTGCAGTCCACCGGCAAAAAATCTTCACCCAGCGCTTCCGGGGGACGCCCGGCCGAGCTCTACACTGCCGGCGACATAAAAGAGCTCACCCCGCCGATCCACCCAAAAACCCCTAAACCCAAAAAATAA